From a region of the Neobacillus niacini genome:
- the def gene encoding peptide deformylase, producing MLMMDDIIRDGHPTLRKVATEVSMPPSDEEKEILESLLEYVKNSQSPEISSQYGLRPGIGLAAPQINVSKRMIAVHLYDDKGNLYSYGLYNPKIVSHSVEKAYLVSGEGCLSVDEEIPGYVERFARITVKGTTLEGKEIKLRLKGLPAICFQHEIDHLNGIMFYDHINKQDPFKPIEGAIAIER from the coding sequence ATGTTAATGATGGATGATATCATTCGAGACGGCCACCCTACATTAAGAAAAGTAGCGACTGAAGTATCAATGCCGCCATCGGACGAAGAGAAAGAAATACTTGAAAGTCTTTTAGAGTATGTGAAAAATAGCCAAAGCCCTGAAATTTCTTCACAATATGGATTACGACCTGGAATTGGTTTAGCTGCGCCGCAGATCAATGTCTCAAAGCGGATGATTGCTGTTCATCTATATGATGACAAAGGTAACTTATATAGCTACGGATTATATAATCCCAAAATTGTTAGTCATTCCGTTGAAAAAGCGTATTTGGTCTCAGGAGAAGGCTGTCTTTCTGTAGACGAGGAGATTCCAGGCTACGTAGAAAGATTTGCTCGAATTACTGTAAAAGGAACTACCCTTGAAGGCAAAGAGATTAAACTCCGTTTAAAGGGGCTTCCAGCTATTTGCTTTCAACATGAAATTGATCATTTAAATGGAATCATGTTTTATGATCACATTAATAAACAAGATCCCTTCAAACCAATTGAAGGTGCTATTGCTATTGAAAGATAA